CACAAAAGTGGGTGTCCCGTATTGTGGGTGGGAACCAAAAAGTGGGTGTCCCGGATTGCGTCCATCGAGCACAAAAGTGGGTGTCCCGTATTGCTCCCCGCCGGCTTCAGGCTGGCGCCTCAGCGCCGCGTTGCGCTGGCGGAACCCCTCGAACACACAAGTGGGTGTCCCATATTGTGCCATATTGTGCCCATATCGTTCCCCTCGAACATAAAAGTGGGTGTCCTGGATTGTGTCGGAACCGAAGAGTGGGTGTCCCGTATCGGCCCGTGGAGCGCAAAAGTGGGTGTCCCGTCTTGCCCTCTCCCAGAATCCATGGACGGGACCAAACCGTGGGAACCGAAAAGTGGGTGTCCCGTATTGGTCGGAACCGAAGAGTGGGTGTCCCGTATCGGCCCGTGGAGCGCAAAAGTGGGTGTCCCGTCTTGCCCTCTCCCAGAATCCATGGACGGGACCAAACCGTGGGAACCGAAAAGTGGGTGTCCCGTATTGGTGGGGGCGAGGAGGAGATACCTGCGTTTCAGACGGGCCAGGAGATCAGGAGAGGGAATGGGACACTTGCCGTGACGCCGTGGCGGGGGTTGATTGCTGCAACCCACGATACCGGTCATCCGGCCTCGGTTGAGTCACCGAAACGGTGGGCGTAAGAGTGAGCCCAACATCAAGAAGATCGACGTCAAGGATTGCCCTTCCGCATGAAGAACGTGAGTGACTCGACGGCCGTGTTGCGAGCCCTTGCAGACAATGTATGGGTAGCCGACCGCCCACTCGATCTCCTGGTTGGGAACATCGGCGCACGCATGACGATCGTGCGCCTACAATCCGGAGGACTGTTCATTCACTCGCCTGTATTGCCCGACGCGCCCACGTGCGCCGCCTTGCGCTCTATCGGCCCAGTGGTCGGTGTAGTCGCACCGAACAAAACCCATCACTTCTTTGTCCGTCGTTTTCAGCAGGCTTTTCCAGAAGCAGAGTTCTGGATTGCTCCAGGATTGGTTCAGAAGCGGCCCGAGCTTGGGTTTGCAAATTCTCTTACGGACAATGCCCCGCCGCTTTGGTCATCCGACCTGGCGCAACTCCACGTGAGAGGAATCCCCGTCTTGGAGGAAGTGGTGTTTTTCCACCCCTCGTCAAAAACACTGATTCTCACCGATCTCGTTTTTAACATGCCGGCAGAGCCTCGAGCTGACTGGCGGCTCAAGCTCTTTCTGCGCCTGAATGATGCACGGGGCCGTTTTGGGCCCACACGCCTGGTACGCAATTTAATCCGAGACCGTCGCGCGTTTCGGGCCGCTCTCGAGCGCATCCTTGAGTGGGACTTCGAGCGAATCGTCATGAGCCACGGTGCCGTCTTGGAACACCGAGGCCGCGAAGCATTCGCCCAGGCGTTTGCCCCCTGGCTCTGAACGGGCGTTCTTGCCCAGGCGCTCAGCTCCCTTTACCCAGGTGCTTCAACTCCTCGTTCAAGCTTCCGCTGCGGAAACCGAGCAAATCTACAGTCACGTAAGTGAAACCGAGTTCCTTGAGTCGCGCAACCACTACGGAGCGAACTTCAGGCTGAACCAAGCGGACGATCTCCTCCGTCGGCACTTCGACGCGGGCCACTCGGTCATGAAAGCGAACTCGGCACTCGGTAAACCCCAAGCCGTGCAGCACGCGCTCGGCTTCGGCGACACGGCGCAAGCCTTCGTGCGTAATGGGGGTACCGTACGGAAATCGAGACGACAGGCACGGGCTCGATGGCTTGTCCCACGTGGGCAACCCGAGCCGCCGGCTCAACTCGCGCACCTCTCGCTTGCCGAGCTGCGCTTCAATCAGCGGGTGGCGCACTCCGCTTTCCGCTGCTGCCTGAAGGCCAGGGCGATAGTCTCCCAAGTCGTCCTGATTCGCACCATCCGCAATCACGCGGATACCTCGCCTTTGCGCCTCGGCTTTGCACACCTCGAACAAGTGCGACTTGCAAAAGTAACAGCGGTTGACCGGGTTCGAGGCGTACTGAGGGATTTCCAGTTCGTCGGCCTCGACCATTATGTGGTCGACTCCGAGGGACTGCGCCAGTCTCACGGCGGCTTCTCGGTCCTCTTCCGGCACCGTGGGGGAGCACACCGTCAGGGCTACGGCGTTGATGCCCAGAATGTCGTGGGCGACACGCAGCACGAACGAAGAATCTACGCCGCCCGAGAATGCGACCAGCACGCGGCCGTAACCCGCCACTGTCTCCTGCAACACCCGGAACTTCTTTTCCAAATCCGTCATGGCCGGTCCCCGGCAGCGAACAAACTCGTGCTCAGGTAGCGCTGGCCGGTGTCGCACAATACGGTAACGACAACCTTGCCTGGGCCAAGCTCCTCGGCAACCCGCAACGCTGCGCAAACATTGGCGCCAGAAGAGATGCCCACGAGCAAGCCCTCCTCCCGCGCCAGGCGGCGTGTAAAGTATGCTGCATCGTCGTCGGACACGCGCAGTACCTCGTCGTACACGCTAGTGTCCAGAATCTCGGGCACGAAGCCCGCACCGATGCCCTGAATCCCATGGTAACCCGGCTCTCCGCCGGAAAGCACGGGCGACGCTTCCGGCTCCACCGCATAAATCTTGATACCCGGCATCCGCTCTCGCAGCACCCGCCCCACGCCCGTGATCGTACCTCCGGTGCCTACCCCAGCAACGAAGGCGTCGATCCTCTCAAAAGCATCGAGCAGCTCCAGCGCCGTCGTTCGGCGGTGTGCATCGGGGTTTGCGGGGTTGCGGAACTGCTGCGGCATGAAGTAGCCGGGGTGTGCGCGCGCAATTTCCTCGGCACGCTGCACAGCCGCATGCATTCCCTTGGTATCCGGTACTAACTCGAGAACAGCGCCATACGCCGTCAGCAAGCTGCGGCGCTCTTCGCTCATCGTATCGGGCATCGTCAGCACGCACCGGTACCCTTTGACCGCGGCCACCATCGCCAAGCCAATTCCAGTGTTGCCACTGGTCGGCTCGACGATGGATCCGCCAGGCTGCAGGCGACCGTCCCGCTCCGCCGCCTCGATCATGGATAAACAAATGCGATCCTTCACACTACCGCCTGGGTTCAGCGATTCGAGTTTCCCCCACACTTCCGCACCATCAGGTTTCATCAGACGCCGCAGCTTCACCACGGGCGTGTCTCCGATCAGATCGAGCACTGTTCGTGCGGGAGCGCTTCCCGTAAAATCTTCGCTCACATGGCGGACAGTACCGACGCACTCCCAGTGAGTCAATCGAAGGACACTGCCCTCGTCATCTTTCCCGGCGCCCTGGGCGATTTTCTCGTGTTTTTACCGACCGCGATCGCACTGGCGCAGCACTACGAGAGGCTCCTTCTGGCGGCGCGTGGAGAGTGGCTGTCCTTGATCGAGCATCCGCGCATCGAGCCCATTTCCATAGAACACCCGGCGCTGACCCAACTCTTCTCGGCCGACTTCGAGCCGGCACCATGGCGCGCAGCCTTCGGCTCGGTACGCCAGGCTTACTCTTGGAGCGGCCACGGCGTTTCCCCCTTTGCCGCCAACCTACAAGTCGCCACGGAAGGAGCCGCGCGGATCTTCCCTTTTCGCGACTTCCGGGACGGCGAGCACGCCACCGAATACTACGCGCGCTGCGTCGGGGTGGCGCCCGCACCCCCTAGTTCCGTCGCGGCCTTTCTTCGCATCCATTCCTGTCCCCTTGCCGACCAACTTCGCCAACGAGGGCCGATCCTTGCCATCCACCCAGGCAGTGGTTCACCGAACAAAAACTGGCGCGGGTTCGACGAGCTCGTACAACTGTGGAAGGGCGCGACGGGGGGACGAGTCGTCGCCATTCTCGGCCCCGCCGAGATCAGCCACCGCCAGCGCCTGGCAACTGCCGACATGGAATTCATGGCTCGCCCACTCCCGGAAGTCGCCGCGCTCTTGCGTGCGGCAGACTGTTACCTGGGAAACGACTCGGGCGTCAGCCACTTGGCCGCATGCCTCGGAGCGCGAGGAGTTGTTTTGTTCGGTCCCCGCAGCGACCCGCAACACTGGGCCCCTCGGAGCCCGAAGCTGCGGGTCATTGCCCGGTCAACCCCTTGCACAACATGCGGTCCGGACGTCTTTTGCGACCATCTCGTCGGTAGTGCCGAGGTGCTTCACGTACTTCTCAGCGAGGGCGCGTCGGGAATGTCAAAACAAACTTAATTGCTTCATCCCAGGCCGGCGGAACGCAGAAGTGTCCAGTTCCGGTAAGCAACGATCCAGGCCAAAGCGCCGCACCGCCAAATGAAAGAGCTCCCGAATGTGCTCCGCGTACGGGCCGGTGCCCGTTTTCCTCACACCAAACTCCGCGCAGTACAACTTGCCCTGCCGGCATTCCCGCACGCGCCCCAAAATACGCCGCTCCCGATCCGGGAAGTGCCGCCGTAACCAATCGGCAAACAATTCGTCCACCGGGCGTGGCAAACGCAACAGCACGTAGCTGGCACTGAGTGCCCCTGCATCGCGCGCCGCCCGAAGAATGCGTGGAATTTCCTCGTCGTTCAGGCCGGGGATCACGGGCGCCACCATCACAGCCACGGGAATGCCCGCTGCAGCGAAACGAGCGAGTACTTCGAGGCGGCGCTGCGGCTGTGCCGCACGAGGCTCGAGGCGGCGCGCCAGTTCGCCATCGAGTGTGGTGATGGAAATGGCAACCCGGACCAAATTCCGCTTCGCGAGTTCCACCAACAAATCCTGGTCGCGCTCGATCAGTGCGCTTTTCGTCACCACGACCACCGGGTTGGCAAATTCCAGAAACACTTCGAGACAGCGCCGGGCGATTCCGAGTTGCCGCTCGATGGGCTGATAGCAGTCCGTGTTGCCCGACAGCGCGATCACTTCTGGCTGCCACCGAGGCGAAAGAAACGTGGCCCGCAGCAGCTCCGGAGCGTCCTTCTTCACCATGATGCGCTGTTCGAAATCCAGGCCCGCACTCAACCCGAGGTACTCGTGGGTAGGCCGCGCATAACAGTAAATGCAACCATGCTCGCAGCCACGGTAGGGGTTGAGACTCAACCGAAACGGCACGTCGGGACTCGTATTTTCCGCCAGCACCGAGCGACTGGCATCGAAGAAATATTCCGTGCGCCGCGACACGGGATCCAAATCAGCGTCCTCCTCCCACACCACTTGCAATCGCTCGTAGCGGTTAGCGGGATTGGACACGGCTCCGCGGCCAACAATTTTTTCATTCGCCATATTTTCGCTCAAACGAAAATCTGCCCGAAAGCGTGTCAACACGCAAGCCGAGGCGCTGATTGACCCACGCCCGGCCGGTCCACTATCAACCCTGTATGCCTTTGCCCCTCTGCCGTCGCGCAATCGTAGCAATGATCGTTGCCGGAGCTTTCGCCGCCGTGCTGGACGGGTGTGGGTCGGACGGAGAGCCGGCTCCGACAGCCACGCCTCCCTTATCCACCGCGGAGCTTCTCCAGCCTGGGCCTTTCGGTGTCGGCTACATGGAAACCGTTCTCGAAGACACCACCCGAGGCACACCAGCAAACCGGACCTTTCCAGGCTCTGCGACGCGGATTCTTCCCACTGCCGTATGGTACCCAGCCGAGCCAGTGGGGCGGGGGTTTCAAGAACAACGCGACGCGGATTTTGCCTCAGCAGCCGCCCCGGCCCCGCTCATCATTTACAGCCATGGTTTCCTCGGCAACCGGCGCGGCGGGGCATATCTCGCGCAGCTCCTGGCGACGCGGGGCTACGTGGTGGCAGCAGCGGACTTTCCCTTGACCTCCTTCAATGCACCCGGCGGTGCCACGCTCGGCGATCTCGCAAACCAACCTGGGGACGTGCATTTTCTCATCGATTCTTTGCTCCAGGCCAACAGCGCGGCTTTAAGCCGCTTCCAGAAACGCTTGGCCCCCCAAAAGATCGGCCTCACCGGCCTGTCTCTCGGCGGAGCCACAACGTTACTCGCGACATTTCACGCGAGATTGCGCGATCCGCGAGTGCGGGCTGCCGTAGCCTATGCGCCTCCGGCTTGCTTCCTCTCCCAGCGGTTTTTCGCCACGGCGCGCGTCCCGCTGGCCATTGTGCACGGTGACATCGACGCAATCGTTCCCTACGAGGCCCATGGGCTCGCCGCATTCCAGCGAGCCCAAGCACCGAAGTACCTGTTCACCTTGCGGCAGGGAAGCCACACCGCCTTCACCGACGGGGCGGACACATTGTTCGGGCAGATGAGTAATGCCGACGATCTCGGCTGTTCCGCGTTGGCTTCCGCTCTGGCAAGCGATCCCGCTGCCGCCAATTTTGCCCTGCTTCTCGGCGGCACCGACGAGGGTATCGTTCTCGGCAGTTGCCCTCTGCCCTGCCCGCACGGCAATCGCAATCCCCCAGCCCTGCGCCCCCAGAGGCAGCTCGAGCTGGCCAAAGCTATCGCTGTAGCCCACTTCGAGGCATGGTTGCGCGGTAACGCGAGTGCGCGTGCCTGGGAGGAAACGAGCGCGTCCTCGGAAAACGCGGAACTCTCCGTCTCGTGGCAGCGATAGGCAGAAAACTCATGGCAGAGCGCGACGCGGAGAATTCGGCAGCCCGACAACGAGAGGAACAGCTCCTGCTCGATCGGGCCCGCCGCGGCGACCGCAATGCATTGGAACGCTTGCTCTTGCGTTATCAAAACACGGTATACCGTTTTGGAATGCGGATGTGCGGCCATCCGGATGACGCGGAAGATGTCGCGCAAGATACGTTGCTCGCCGCTGCTAAGTCCATCGCCGCATTTCGGGGCGACGCTGCCTTTTCTTCTTGGCTTTATCGAATTGCTCGCAGTTACTGCACCAAGAAGCGACGCCAAGGCAAGTTCACGGCTAGCCCGCCACCCGACACCGAGGGAAAAACCGATGTGCTCTACAAGCTGCCCGATGCCGGGGCGGAGCCGGAGGAACACTTGAATCGCCGCGAACTCGAAGTCGCCCTGAACCACGCCGTGGCCGCCCTGCCGGCGCGGTTCCGAGAGGTCTTCGTGCTGCGCGATATCGAAGGTCTTTCCACAGAGGAAACAGCAAAGATTTTGGAGCTGCAACCGGCCACAGTGAAGACCCGCCTGCACCGCGCCCGCATGGCTGTTCGCGACGCGCTCGCTCCGCTGTTGCACGACTCGCCCCACGAGGGCACGCGCCGGCGGGGATGCCCGGACGTCGCACTGTTGCTGTCGAAGCACCTCGAAGGAGAACTCTCTCCGCGCGTCTGCGCGCGCATGGAGCGCCACCTGGAACGTTGCGCCGACTGCCGTGAAACCTGCAACGCGTTGCGCCAACTCCTGGCCTTTTGTCGCCAGAGCCCCGCTCCACAAATTCCTCGGGAGGTAGAGGAAAACATCCGTGCGGCAATTCGACAACTGGTAGCGGCGGCCTCGCACCACTAGTGAGGCCATCACCGGTTTGACATACGACCTCGAGAGCGCCACATGCTTCTCTATGATCCGCACAGTGGCGTGGCATCGAGGTGCAGTCGTACTGCTCGATCAACGGCTCCTGCCTGCGCGCGAAGTGTATCGAGTCTACCGGGATTACCGGCGCCTCGCCAAGGCAATCCGAGATATGGTGGTGCGCGGCGCGCCAGCCATTGGCGTGACCGCTGCATACGGTGTCGCCCTTGGAATGCAGCGCGTGCGTCGCGATCCGGATTCTGCATTCCAGCGTATTTGTGCCGAACTCGAGCGCAGTCGCCCCACGGCAGTGAACTTATTTTGGGCTCTCGAAAGAATGCGCAAGCTTTATACGAACGAGTTGCGGACGCGGCCCCTCCCCGAGATCCGGGAGCGCTTACTGGGTGAAGCCCGCGCCATCCACGAGGAAGATGTAGAGGCGAATCGGGCGCTCGGAATGCACGGTGCGCGAATGCTGGCGGACGAAGTCCGCATTCTCACCCACTGTAACGCCGGCGCATTGGCGACGGCTGGTTATGGGACGGCATTGGGGGTCGTGCGCGCAGCAGTGGAACTGGGCAAGCGCGTACATGTGTTTGCGACCGAGACACGGCCCTTCTTGCAAGGGGCACGTCTCACGTGCTGGGAGCTGGTGCGAGAGCGGATTCCGGCAACGTTGCTGACGGATAACATGGCGGCCGACCTCATGCGGCAAGGGAAAGTGGACTGCGTCATTGTGGGCGCGGACCGGATTGCCGCGAACGGGGACGTCGCCAACAAAATCGGCACGTATGGGCTGGCCGTACTGGCCAGGGCGCACCACATCCCCTTCTATGTGGCCGCGCCCGTTTCGACAATCGACTTTCGTTGCCGGAGCGGCACCCAAATTCCCATTGAACACCGCTCGCCGGACGAGGTAACGCGCTTCGCGGGGAAGCGCATCGCGCCGGTCGGCGTCACAGCCATTCATCCCGCCTTCGATGTCACGCCGCACCGGTACGTCACCGCAATCATCACGGAGCGCGGCGTGGCCCGCCCACCCTTCGGATCCAGCCTCAAGCAGCTCCTAGGGAACGAACACTCCCGCGTGGCACGCTCGCCCCGCACACAGCAGTTGCTGCATCGTTAAGACCGTGCAATCGGGGCCGAGTTCACCGGCCCCCAGACAGCGTTTTTAAGATCGTGCCACGAAATCCCACGGCCCAGCCCGTGTTGGAATCGGCGAAAAAGACCGCGTTCAGCAGATCCGTCGTCGGGCTCACTTGCGGTTCCCAACGGGTGCCGTCCCGTGTGGCCAAGATCGTCCCCAAGTCGCCGACCGCCCAAGCAGTGCGGCTATCGCGCGCCGACACGCCAAACAGCGGATCGGGGCAACCGGAATTGTCGGGCACTTGCGGGTTTGCTCCGCAAAACACCGGCTGAGGCACCCACGATTGTCCTCCGTTAGAGGTTTTGAGCAACACCTGCACCGGCGGGGCCGAAGTCGTCTCCACGGCTCCTCCCACTGTCCAGCAAGTGCTGGCATCCACGCAGGCGATGCCGTACAGATCCTCTGTCGTTCCGCTGGTCTGCCTCACCCAGGTACGACCACCATCCCGGGTATGCAAAATGATCCCACCACTGCCAACGACCCACCCGGTGTTCACGTCAATGAATGCGACTGCATTCAGGTCCGCGGTGGTGCCACTCGTCTGTGGAAACCACGACGCGCCTCCGTCTGTGGTCGCGCGAATGGTGCCGTCGGTCCCCACAGCCCAACCTACCGAACCCGTCACGAACCGAATTCCAAAAAACGTCGCCGTAGTTCCCGTATTTTGCGCGATCCAGGTATTGCCCCGGTCGCGCGAAGCGAGCACGGTTCCGTCCCCTCCGGCTGCCCAGACCAACTGCGGATCCACAGTGGTGACAGCGAACAGCCCCGAGGTCGTACCGGAACTTCGGGAACTCCACGTGTCGCCGCCATCCTCAGTTACGGCGATCGCACCCCAATCTCCCACGGCAAACCCGACCGCGAATTCTCCAGGGGGAAAGGCAATGGCATACAAATCGTTTGTCGGTGCAGGGTTCCGCAGGGTCCAGGCGATACCGTCGTCGGTGCCCAGAAGCGTGCCCGCCCCGCCCACGGCGCGCGCAGTCACGTTGTCGAGCGCGCGCACGGAGTACAGGGGATTCGTGTTCGCACTCTGTTGCTGCTGCCAAGTCTGCCCGCCGTCCGTGGATTTCAAAATGAGCGCTTGGAATTCGTCGGTCAGGTCGCCAACGACCCAAATGGTATTGGCGTCGGCCCAAGCAACACCGTAGAGCGGCACCACTACGGGGCTCACAGAAGCGACCCATTGCTGCCCGCCGTTTTGGGTACGCAGGATCGTGCCGTTATCTCCAACGGCGATACCTCGGTTCGCGTCCCAAAAGGCAACGGCGTACAGAGCGCTGCCGGTATTGCTCGTTTGAAACGACCACGACGCGCCGCCGTCGCTAGTACGAAGCACA
This sequence is a window from Candidatus Binatia bacterium. Protein-coding genes within it:
- a CDS encoding adenine nucleotide alpha hydrolase, whose protein sequence is MTDLEKKFRVLQETVAGYGRVLVAFSGGVDSSFVLRVAHDILGINAVALTVCSPTVPEEDREAAVRLAQSLGVDHIMVEADELEIPQYASNPVNRCYFCKSHLFEVCKAEAQRRGIRVIADGANQDDLGDYRPGLQAAAESGVRHPLIEAQLGKREVRELSRRLGLPTWDKPSSPCLSSRFPYGTPITHEGLRRVAEAERVLHGLGFTECRVRFHDRVARVEVPTEEIVRLVQPEVRSVVVARLKELGFTYVTVDLLGFRSGSLNEELKHLGKGS
- the cysK gene encoding cysteine synthase A, with translation MLDLIGDTPVVKLRRLMKPDGAEVWGKLESLNPGGSVKDRICLSMIEAAERDGRLQPGGSIVEPTSGNTGIGLAMVAAVKGYRCVLTMPDTMSEERRSLLTAYGAVLELVPDTKGMHAAVQRAEEIARAHPGYFMPQQFRNPANPDAHRRTTALELLDAFERIDAFVAGVGTGGTITGVGRVLRERMPGIKIYAVEPEASPVLSGGEPGYHGIQGIGAGFVPEILDTSVYDEVLRVSDDDAAYFTRRLAREEGLLVGISSGANVCAALRVAEELGPGKVVVTVLCDTGQRYLSTSLFAAGDRP
- a CDS encoding radical SAM protein, producing MANEKIVGRGAVSNPANRYERLQVVWEEDADLDPVSRRTEYFFDASRSVLAENTSPDVPFRLSLNPYRGCEHGCIYCYARPTHEYLGLSAGLDFEQRIMVKKDAPELLRATFLSPRWQPEVIALSGNTDCYQPIERQLGIARRCLEVFLEFANPVVVVTKSALIERDQDLLVELAKRNLVRVAISITTLDGELARRLEPRAAQPQRRLEVLARFAAAGIPVAVMVAPVIPGLNDEEIPRILRAARDAGALSASYVLLRLPRPVDELFADWLRRHFPDRERRILGRVRECRQGKLYCAEFGVRKTGTGPYAEHIRELFHLAVRRFGLDRCLPELDTSAFRRPGMKQLSLF
- the mtnA gene encoding methylthioribose-1-phosphate isomerase, whose protein sequence is MIRTVAWHRGAVVLLDQRLLPAREVYRVYRDYRRLAKAIRDMVVRGAPAIGVTAAYGVALGMQRVRRDPDSAFQRICAELERSRPTAVNLFWALERMRKLYTNELRTRPLPEIRERLLGEARAIHEEDVEANRALGMHGARMLADEVRILTHCNAGALATAGYGTALGVVRAAVELGKRVHVFATETRPFLQGARLTCWELVRERIPATLLTDNMAADLMRQGKVDCVIVGADRIAANGDVANKIGTYGLAVLARAHHIPFYVAAPVSTIDFRCRSGTQIPIEHRSPDEVTRFAGKRIAPVGVTAIHPAFDVTPHRYVTAIITERGVARPPFGSSLKQLLGNEHSRVARSPRTQQLLHR